One window of the Acidobacteriota bacterium genome contains the following:
- a CDS encoding protein kinase, whose protein sequence is MRITHHLAVFLVTTLFMVSIFLLLYSATLAFSVALLRDIFDAFLGMLSRTTLADAALWLIQLRESIHPSLLFIGSLGLTMLFLYLEYIILSGRDEHLRHLPLELQADTLMREGRLRRALRLYKQIGRWDRAAEIYRQRRQYPQAARMLEHLGNESLTRAGELYEEMGRLDQARRAYAAAGQYFYQRQEWEKAAKYYLKAEDKASALACYETHLRDLRSLYPPEQLRERCQKIVQLADQLGLPLKAAAFCETAQDIPGAVQYYTQGGNFIRAAELLLAGGETDQALKVMGKITADHKQYTDSLVLMARLHFRDERYQESLKHYVEYFKRVKPSDTTLEEFFQMGLCLEKLGRLKHARDVYARVQSIRPFFMNVDERIDAIDHKTSEPDAMKAMLDQDAAAKDAGLSDDFLIRLGERYTELEEIGRGGAGIVYSARDKILDRTVALKKLPTSVTQDPARLQAFFSEAKAIAKLNHPNIVAIHDIIKADNAYFIVMEFIRGTTVERLLEVKGALSLKLSLYIARHMLQALSYANRNGVSHQDIKPANIMLSDDKIVKLTDFGIARLFHELPGHSSDIVMGTPKYISPEQLQGSPVDERCDIYSFGITFHEMLTGTLPYPLDGILHHHLVTPPVPIRSHNPSLPVELEQIVLKCLEKDRQLRYPSAAVLLEELKAATARPPN, encoded by the coding sequence ATGAGAATCACGCATCACTTAGCAGTGTTCCTCGTCACCACCCTGTTCATGGTGTCGATTTTCCTGCTGCTCTACAGCGCCACCCTGGCGTTCTCCGTCGCGCTCCTGCGAGACATCTTCGACGCCTTCCTCGGCATGCTCAGCCGGACGACGCTGGCCGACGCCGCACTCTGGCTCATCCAGTTGCGCGAATCGATCCACCCGAGCCTGCTGTTCATCGGATCGCTGGGCCTGACGATGCTGTTCCTCTATCTCGAATACATCATCCTGTCGGGCCGGGACGAGCACCTCCGCCACCTGCCGCTCGAGCTGCAGGCGGACACGCTGATGCGCGAGGGCAGGCTCCGCCGTGCTCTGCGTCTGTACAAGCAGATCGGCCGGTGGGACCGGGCGGCGGAAATCTACCGCCAGCGTCGCCAGTATCCCCAGGCAGCGCGCATGCTGGAACACCTGGGCAACGAGAGCCTCACCCGCGCCGGCGAATTGTACGAGGAGATGGGCCGGCTGGACCAGGCGCGCCGGGCGTACGCGGCGGCGGGCCAATACTTTTACCAGCGCCAAGAATGGGAGAAGGCCGCCAAGTACTATCTGAAGGCCGAGGACAAGGCGAGCGCGCTGGCGTGCTATGAGACGCACCTGCGCGATCTCCGGAGCCTCTACCCCCCGGAGCAGCTCCGGGAACGCTGCCAGAAGATCGTCCAGTTGGCCGACCAGCTCGGGCTCCCTCTGAAGGCCGCCGCTTTCTGCGAGACCGCCCAGGACATCCCCGGCGCGGTGCAATACTACACGCAGGGGGGCAATTTCATCCGGGCGGCGGAATTGCTGCTGGCTGGTGGGGAAACCGACCAGGCGCTGAAAGTCATGGGCAAGATCACGGCGGATCACAAACAGTACACCGACAGTCTGGTGCTCATGGCCCGCCTTCACTTCCGCGATGAGCGCTACCAGGAATCGTTGAAACACTATGTCGAGTACTTCAAGCGGGTGAAACCTTCCGATACCACGCTGGAGGAGTTCTTCCAGATGGGCCTCTGCCTGGAAAAACTCGGCCGGCTCAAGCACGCCCGCGACGTGTATGCGCGGGTGCAGAGCATCCGGCCCTTTTTCATGAACGTCGATGAGCGCATCGACGCGATCGACCACAAAACCAGCGAGCCGGATGCGATGAAGGCGATGCTGGACCAGGATGCCGCCGCCAAGGATGCCGGGCTGTCCGACGATTTCCTGATCCGGTTGGGGGAGCGCTACACGGAACTGGAAGAAATCGGTCGCGGCGGCGCAGGGATCGTTTATAGCGCGCGGGACAAGATCCTCGATCGCACCGTCGCATTGAAAAAATTGCCCACCTCGGTCACCCAGGACCCGGCCCGCCTGCAGGCCTTTTTTTCGGAAGCCAAGGCCATCGCCAAGCTCAACCACCCCAACATCGTGGCCATCCACGACATCATCAAGGCAGACAACGCCTACTTCATCGTGATGGAATTCATCCGGGGCACCACCGTCGAGCGGCTGCTGGAGGTCAAGGGCGCCCTGTCGCTCAAGCTGTCCCTGTATATCGCCCGGCACATGCTGCAGGCCCTGTCCTACGCCAACCGCAACGGCGTCAGCCACCAGGACATCAAACCGGCCAACATCATGCTCAGCGACGACAAGATCGTCAAGCTCACCGACTTCGGCATCGCCCGACTGTTCCACGAACTGCCCGGCCACTCCTCCGACATCGTCATGGGCACGCCCAAGTACATCTCGCCGGAGCAGCTCCAGGGATCCCCCGTCGACGAACGGTGCGACATCTATTCGTTCGGGATCACTTTTCACGAAATGCTCACCGGCACGCTCCCGTACCCCTTGGACGGCATCCTCCACCACCACCTGGTCACTCCGCCCGTGCCGATCCGGTCCCACAACCCCTCGCTCCCGGTGGAACTGGAGCAGATCGTCCTGAAGTGCCTCGAAAAGGATCGCCAGCTCCGCTATCCGTCCGCCGCCGTGCTGCTCGAGGAGTTGAAAGCCGCCACGGCCCGGCCGCCGAACTGA
- a CDS encoding YjbQ family protein, with amino-acid sequence MRHYRQELTFQTPTRIALVNITPQVAEAVRASGVREGLCLVNAMHITASVFINDDEPGLHQDYQDWLEQLAPHSPTARYRHNRTGEDNGDAHLKRQIMGREVVVAISGGALDFGPWEQIFYGEFDGRRRKRVLIKIIGE; translated from the coding sequence ATGCGCCACTATCGTCAGGAACTGACTTTCCAGACCCCAACCCGGATTGCCCTCGTCAACATCACGCCACAAGTGGCAGAAGCCGTCCGCGCCAGCGGTGTGCGGGAAGGACTGTGCCTGGTCAACGCGATGCACATCACCGCCTCCGTCTTCATCAACGACGACGAACCGGGCTTGCACCAGGACTATCAGGATTGGCTGGAACAACTCGCGCCCCACAGCCCCACCGCGCGCTACCGCCACAATCGGACAGGCGAGGACAACGGCGACGCGCATCTCAAGCGTCAGATCATGGGGCGGGAGGTGGTCGTGGCCATCAGCGGGGGTGCGCTTGACTTCGGCCCCTGGGAGCAGATCTTTTACGGTGAGTTCGACGGACGCCGGCGCAAGCGGGTTCTGATCAAGATCATCGGCGAGTGA
- a CDS encoding ferritin family protein has product MADQQLKTVLERAIKNEEDAHTFYTHLHDIVQDTTAREALRFLAAEELRHKEFLVNYLEGRVAANSLSTDQVIDYGVAQYNDKPDIQKDLGTAEVFLVAAHREWNAHKFYQGLAALQPEGEVKQLLTEFAAQELRHKEKVEYLYSNTAFPQTAGG; this is encoded by the coding sequence ATGGCCGACCAGCAACTCAAGACCGTGCTCGAGCGTGCCATCAAAAACGAGGAGGATGCTCACACCTTCTACACCCACCTGCACGATATCGTCCAGGACACCACCGCCCGGGAGGCCCTGCGGTTCCTGGCGGCCGAGGAACTGCGCCACAAGGAGTTCCTCGTCAACTACCTCGAGGGCCGGGTGGCGGCAAACAGCCTGTCCACCGACCAGGTGATCGATTACGGCGTCGCCCAGTACAACGACAAGCCGGACATCCAGAAAGACCTGGGCACCGCCGAGGTCTTCCTGGTGGCGGCCCACCGCGAGTGGAACGCGCACAAATTCTACCAGGGGCTCGCGGCTCTCCAGCCGGAGGGCGAAGTCAAACAACTGCTCACCGAGTTCGCCGCGCAGGAGCTCCGGCACAAGGAGAAGGTGGAGTACCTGTACAGCAACACCGCCTTCCCCCAGACCGCCGGCGGTTGA
- a CDS encoding NADH-quinone oxidoreductase subunit NuoF has product MSMTPDIREVVAKFGRRQEHLMLILRELETRSGCNCLDPATLRKVAEEMNLPASAIAGFVDFYTMFRTAPRARYVIRVCKSTPCHTAGAIDVFESLHKLLGIGDGEATPDGLFYLERCECLGICSVAPAMMVNYDLHGNLTRRRLARIIRSYRESAAADGQGSGRETAAAATIIDDPRQTRRLLADIGRVNPARINSYIRLGGYAALRKAVAMTPADVIAVVKESGLRGRGGAGFPAGLKWSFVVKGSMQKFVICNADEGEPGTFKDRVLMEGNPHLLLEGMAICGFATGATIGYIYVRGEYRRSIDTLQHAIDEARAKGCLGTNLFGTAFSFDVFIKEGGGAYVCGEETSLINSMEGLRGYPRFKPPFPGQAGFRNLPSTVNNVETLMSVPLILDRGADWFKEVGPVSCPGTKLFCLSGRLNRTGLVELPMGATLREIIDVYGQGIRDGRPFKFAQVGGSSGGILTGELLDLPLDIDTPMKHGVTLGSGVVLVCDDTTCPVDFLLQTMAFFEHESCGQCIPCRVGTAQLHHHARRLAERRAAPAELDQMLEKAQLMKKASFCALGQSPIVPLTTLLKAFRGEFEDHCRPGHTCPACDRSLHQYYRPGRTH; this is encoded by the coding sequence ATGAGCATGACGCCTGACATCCGCGAGGTGGTGGCGAAATTCGGTCGCCGGCAGGAGCATCTGATGCTGATCCTGCGGGAGCTGGAGACTCGGTCCGGATGCAACTGTCTCGATCCCGCCACGCTGCGCAAGGTGGCCGAGGAAATGAACCTCCCCGCCAGCGCCATCGCCGGTTTTGTGGATTTTTACACCATGTTCCGGACCGCCCCGCGCGCCCGCTACGTGATCCGGGTCTGCAAGTCGACGCCGTGCCACACGGCCGGCGCCATTGATGTGTTCGAATCGCTGCACAAGCTGCTGGGTATCGGCGATGGCGAAGCCACGCCGGACGGCCTCTTCTACCTGGAGCGGTGCGAGTGTCTGGGGATCTGTTCGGTGGCCCCGGCCATGATGGTCAATTATGACCTGCACGGGAATCTGACTCGGCGGCGGCTGGCCCGGATCATCCGGTCGTACCGGGAGTCGGCGGCGGCCGACGGCCAGGGGTCCGGGCGTGAAACGGCCGCGGCGGCCACGATCATCGATGATCCGCGGCAGACCCGCCGGTTGCTGGCCGATATCGGGCGCGTCAATCCCGCGCGGATCAACAGCTACATCAGACTCGGCGGCTACGCGGCCCTGCGCAAAGCCGTCGCCATGACGCCGGCGGACGTCATCGCCGTGGTCAAGGAGTCAGGGTTGCGCGGCCGTGGCGGCGCCGGCTTCCCCGCCGGCCTGAAATGGTCGTTCGTGGTGAAGGGTTCGATGCAGAAGTTCGTGATCTGCAATGCCGACGAGGGCGAACCCGGCACCTTCAAGGACCGGGTACTGATGGAGGGCAATCCCCACCTGCTGCTGGAGGGCATGGCCATCTGCGGCTTCGCCACCGGCGCCACGATCGGATACATCTATGTCCGCGGCGAATACCGGCGCTCCATCGACACGTTGCAGCACGCGATCGACGAGGCCCGGGCCAAAGGCTGTCTCGGGACGAATCTCTTTGGCACGGCGTTCAGCTTTGATGTCTTCATCAAAGAAGGCGGCGGTGCCTACGTCTGCGGCGAAGAGACCTCGCTGATCAACTCGATGGAAGGGCTGCGCGGCTATCCGCGCTTCAAGCCGCCCTTCCCCGGCCAGGCCGGCTTCCGGAACCTGCCGTCCACGGTCAACAACGTCGAGACGTTGATGTCGGTTCCCCTGATCCTCGACCGGGGCGCCGATTGGTTCAAGGAAGTGGGTCCGGTCTCATGTCCCGGCACGAAGCTGTTCTGCCTGTCCGGCCGGTTGAATCGGACCGGTCTGGTGGAACTGCCCATGGGCGCCACACTGCGCGAGATCATCGACGTGTACGGACAGGGGATCCGCGACGGCCGCCCGTTCAAGTTCGCCCAGGTCGGCGGCAGCTCCGGCGGGATCCTGACCGGCGAGCTGCTGGACCTGCCTCTGGATATCGACACGCCGATGAAGCACGGGGTCACCCTGGGCTCGGGCGTGGTGCTGGTGTGCGACGACACCACCTGTCCGGTGGATTTCCTGCTGCAGACCATGGCCTTCTTTGAGCATGAATCCTGCGGCCAGTGCATCCCCTGCCGGGTGGGCACCGCGCAACTCCACCACCACGCGCGCCGACTGGCGGAGCGGCGGGCGGCGCCGGCGGAACTGGACCAGATGCTGGAAAAGGCCCAACTGATGAAAAAGGCCTCATTCTGTGCGCTGGGCCAGTCGCCGATCGTTCCGCTGACCACCCTGTTGAAGGCGTTTCGCGGCGAGTTTGAAGACCACTGCCGGCCCGGGCATACCTGCCCGGCCTGCGACCGGTCGCTGCACCAGTATTATCGGCCCGGCCGGACTCACTGA
- the fdhF gene encoding formate dehydrogenase subunit alpha, whose product MPTIKITLNGREVECRRGQTILDVARAEGVRIPTLCYHPQISRTGACRICLVRVNQTMFKTACTEPVADGMKIVTADPEITAMRRGILEFLLAEGDHNCLYCEANGGCELQALCHEHGLDTPPPAGLPRNVRSRDVSSSEGLRREENRCVLCGRCVKACGEIQMNRVWDFAGRGSHAHLTTGITDVLGESDCVQCGQCVQLCPTGALSFQTVLGRGQAWELTRRSSICIYCGVGCKIDFFTNRDGQLVKAEGALDGPNEGHLCVKGRFGFDFVQSPKRLTQPLVRKDGELVPATWDEALDRAAGAFGRIKAEHGPDAVMAFTSAKCTNEENYLLQKFMRAVIGTNNVDHCARLUHSSTVAGLAATLGSGAMTNSIREIPISEAFFVIGSNTTENHPVIGAMIKKAVIRGNKKLVVADPRRIELARYADVFLQIRPGTNIALLNGLMHVILREGLHDAEYVKARCEGFAELEGVLQKYTPEHVAGICGLADPEQIVTAARLLAAAKPMAVYYCMGITQFKSGVNGVKSVSNLQMLLGNIGVPGGGVNPLRGQSNVQGACDMGGLPNVFTAYQPVTNPEARQKVEQAWGVSGLPDKPGLTIVESMNAAIAGQVRALYVMGENPVLSDPNQHHVIEALEKLDCLVVQDITLTETAQYADVVLPGYAFLEKEGTVSNTERRVQLMRRVVEPAGDAREDWWIIQQLANRLGAGWNYASAEEIFEEIRRLTPSYAGMTYERIEKELLQWPCPTPGHPGTQYLHKDRFTRGLGLLTAIEYTPPAEEVDPEYPLALTTGRLLEHFHTGTMSRNSKILNEIVAEPYVEINPHDAQNLELADGEIAAVSTRRGSIRLKIRIKPEIKPGVVFIPFHFAEACANALTIDALDPGCKIPEFKVCACKVEKVYPLGGGQ is encoded by the coding sequence ATGCCAACCATCAAGATCACGCTCAACGGTCGGGAGGTGGAGTGCCGGCGCGGGCAGACCATCCTCGACGTGGCGCGGGCGGAGGGGGTGCGCATCCCCACGCTCTGCTACCACCCGCAGATCAGCCGCACGGGCGCCTGCCGGATCTGCCTGGTTCGGGTCAACCAGACGATGTTCAAGACCGCCTGCACCGAACCGGTGGCCGATGGGATGAAAATCGTGACGGCGGATCCGGAGATCACCGCCATGCGCCGGGGGATTCTTGAATTCCTCCTGGCCGAGGGGGATCATAACTGCCTCTACTGCGAGGCGAACGGAGGTTGTGAACTCCAGGCGCTGTGCCACGAGCACGGGCTGGACACGCCGCCGCCGGCGGGGTTGCCCCGCAACGTGCGGTCCCGCGACGTGTCCTCCAGCGAGGGGCTGCGGCGAGAGGAGAACCGCTGCGTGCTCTGCGGCCGCTGCGTCAAGGCCTGTGGTGAAATCCAGATGAACCGGGTGTGGGATTTTGCCGGGCGCGGCAGCCACGCCCACCTGACCACCGGCATCACCGACGTGCTGGGCGAATCCGACTGCGTCCAGTGCGGTCAATGCGTGCAGCTTTGCCCCACCGGCGCGCTGTCGTTCCAGACGGTGCTCGGCCGCGGCCAGGCGTGGGAGTTGACCAGGAGATCCAGCATCTGCATCTATTGCGGCGTCGGCTGCAAGATTGATTTCTTCACCAACAGGGACGGCCAGCTGGTCAAGGCCGAGGGCGCGTTGGACGGCCCCAACGAAGGGCACCTGTGCGTCAAGGGTCGGTTCGGGTTCGACTTCGTCCAGAGCCCCAAGCGCCTGACCCAGCCGCTGGTCCGCAAAGACGGCGAACTGGTCCCCGCCACGTGGGACGAGGCGCTGGACCGCGCCGCCGGAGCATTTGGCCGGATCAAGGCCGAACACGGGCCTGACGCCGTCATGGCCTTCACCTCGGCCAAGTGCACCAACGAGGAAAACTACCTGCTGCAGAAATTCATGCGCGCGGTGATCGGCACCAACAATGTCGATCACTGCGCCCGGCTTTGACACAGCTCCACGGTCGCCGGTCTGGCGGCCACACTGGGCTCGGGAGCCATGACCAACTCCATCCGGGAGATTCCGATCTCGGAGGCGTTCTTCGTCATCGGTTCCAACACCACGGAAAACCACCCCGTCATCGGGGCCATGATCAAGAAGGCGGTCATCCGCGGCAACAAGAAGCTCGTTGTCGCCGATCCCCGCCGGATCGAACTGGCCCGCTATGCCGATGTGTTTCTGCAGATCCGGCCGGGCACCAACATCGCCCTGCTCAATGGCCTGATGCACGTCATCCTGCGCGAGGGGCTGCATGACGCCGAATATGTGAAGGCCCGCTGCGAGGGGTTCGCCGAGCTCGAGGGTGTCCTGCAGAAGTACACCCCCGAGCACGTCGCCGGCATCTGCGGACTGGCGGATCCGGAGCAGATCGTCACCGCCGCCCGCCTGCTGGCGGCGGCCAAGCCAATGGCGGTGTACTACTGCATGGGCATCACCCAGTTCAAGTCCGGCGTCAACGGAGTGAAATCCGTCTCCAACCTCCAGATGCTGCTGGGCAACATTGGCGTGCCGGGCGGCGGCGTCAACCCGCTGCGCGGCCAGAGCAACGTCCAGGGAGCCTGCGACATGGGCGGCCTGCCCAACGTCTTCACCGCCTATCAGCCGGTGACCAATCCCGAAGCGCGGCAGAAGGTGGAACAGGCCTGGGGCGTGAGCGGCCTGCCGGATAAGCCCGGGCTGACGATCGTCGAGTCGATGAATGCGGCCATCGCGGGTCAGGTGCGGGCGCTCTATGTGATGGGTGAAAACCCGGTCCTGTCCGATCCCAACCAGCACCACGTCATCGAAGCGCTGGAGAAGCTCGATTGCCTCGTCGTCCAGGACATCACCCTGACCGAGACGGCTCAGTATGCCGACGTGGTCCTGCCCGGCTATGCCTTCCTCGAAAAGGAGGGCACCGTATCCAACACCGAACGGCGCGTGCAGCTCATGCGCCGGGTTGTCGAACCCGCCGGTGACGCCCGCGAGGACTGGTGGATCATTCAGCAGCTGGCCAACCGACTGGGTGCCGGTTGGAACTATGCGAGCGCCGAGGAGATCTTTGAGGAAATCCGCCGGTTAACCCCGTCGTATGCCGGCATGACGTACGAACGGATTGAAAAGGAATTGCTCCAGTGGCCCTGCCCGACGCCGGGCCATCCGGGCACCCAGTACCTGCACAAGGACCGCTTTACGCGCGGCCTCGGCCTGCTCACGGCCATCGAGTATACGCCACCCGCCGAGGAGGTGGATCCCGAGTACCCGCTGGCGCTGACCACCGGCCGGCTGTTGGAACATTTCCACACCGGCACGATGAGCCGCAATTCCAAAATCCTGAACGAAATTGTGGCTGAGCCATACGTGGAGATCAACCCGCATGACGCCCAGAACCTGGAGCTCGCTGACGGGGAGATCGCTGCTGTCTCCACGCGCCGGGGCAGTATCCGGCTGAAGATCCGGATCAAACCGGAGATCAAACCCGGCGTGGTCTTCATCCCGTTCCACTTTGCCGAGGCGTGCGCCAACGCACTGACCATCGACGCGCTGGATCCCGGCTGCAAGATTCCGGAGTTCAAGGTGTGCGCCTGCAAGGTGGAAAAGGTGTATCCGCTGGGGGGTGGCCAATGA
- a CDS encoding response regulator, with product MAQEILIVDDDPDLVAVVSIVLKAEGYEVSSAGNRQAAKERILQKHPDLILLDVMMDTQTDGFDLAYELRDDPATRDIPIVMLTAMAQSPDYVETFQHITDRPWPVNIFLEKPIPPKKLIETVRKILQ from the coding sequence ATGGCGCAAGAAATTCTGATTGTCGACGACGATCCCGATCTGGTTGCTGTGGTCTCGATCGTCCTCAAGGCCGAAGGGTACGAAGTGAGTTCCGCCGGCAACCGCCAGGCGGCCAAGGAGCGAATCCTGCAAAAGCATCCCGATCTGATCTTGCTCGATGTGATGATGGACACCCAGACCGACGGGTTCGACCTCGCCTATGAGCTGCGGGACGATCCGGCCACGCGAGACATTCCCATCGTCATGCTGACGGCGATGGCCCAGTCGCCCGATTACGTGGAAACCTTCCAGCACATCACCGATCGGCCGTGGCCCGTGAACATCTTTCTGGAAAAGCCGATCCCGCCGAAGAAGCTGATCGAAACCGTCCGCAAAATCCTGCAGTAA